Proteins from a genomic interval of Mycobacterium conspicuum:
- a CDS encoding acetyl/propionyl/methylcrotonyl-CoA carboxylase subunit alpha has protein sequence MASHASSRIAKVLVANRGEIAVRVIRAARDAGLPSVAVYAEPDADAPHVRLADEAFALGGQTSAESYLDFGKILDAAAKSGANAIHPGYGFLSENADFAQAVIDAGLIWIGPSPQSIRDLGDKVTARHIAARAQAPLVPGTPDPVKDADEVVAFAKEYGVPVAIKAAFGGGGRGMKVARSIEEIPELFESATREAVAAFGRGECFVERYLDKPRHVEAQVIADQHGNVVVAGTRDCSLQRRFQKLVEEAPAPFLTDAQRKEIHESAKRICKEAHYYGAGTVEYLVGQDGLISFLEVNTRLQVEHPVTEETGGIDLVLQQFKIANGDKLDITDDPTPRGHAIEFRINGEDAGRGFLPAPGPVTRYDIPTGPGVRVDSGVEGGSVIGGQFDSMLAKLIVYGATREEALARSRRALDEFHVEGLATVIPFHRAVVRDPAFVGDDNGFSVHTRWIETEWENTIEPFTGGEPLDEEDNRPRQKVVVEVDGRRLEVSLPGDLALGNGTPDAVGVVRKKPKPRKRGSHGGAAASGDAVTAPMQGTVVKVAVEEGQQVAVGDLVVVLEAMKMENPVTAHKEGTITGLAVEAGAAITQGTVLAEIK, from the coding sequence GTGGCCAGTCACGCCAGCTCGAGGATCGCCAAGGTGCTCGTCGCCAATCGCGGCGAGATCGCCGTCCGGGTGATCCGGGCGGCCCGCGATGCGGGCCTGCCCAGCGTGGCGGTCTACGCCGAGCCCGACGCCGACGCGCCGCACGTGCGGCTGGCCGACGAGGCCTTCGCCCTCGGCGGGCAGACCTCGGCGGAGTCCTACCTGGACTTCGGCAAGATCCTCGACGCCGCCGCCAAGTCGGGTGCCAACGCCATCCACCCCGGCTACGGATTCCTTTCGGAGAACGCGGATTTCGCGCAGGCGGTCATCGACGCCGGCCTGATCTGGATCGGGCCCAGCCCGCAGTCGATCCGCGACCTCGGTGACAAGGTCACCGCCCGCCACATCGCCGCCCGCGCGCAGGCGCCGCTGGTGCCCGGTACCCCCGACCCGGTCAAGGACGCCGACGAGGTGGTGGCCTTCGCCAAGGAGTACGGCGTGCCGGTCGCGATCAAGGCGGCCTTCGGCGGCGGCGGCCGCGGCATGAAGGTGGCCCGCAGCATCGAAGAGATCCCCGAGCTGTTCGAATCGGCCACCCGCGAGGCCGTCGCGGCGTTCGGCCGCGGCGAGTGCTTCGTCGAGCGCTACCTCGACAAGCCCCGCCACGTCGAGGCGCAGGTGATCGCCGACCAGCACGGCAACGTCGTGGTGGCCGGCACCCGCGACTGCTCGCTGCAGCGCCGCTTCCAGAAGCTGGTGGAAGAGGCGCCGGCGCCCTTCCTGACCGACGCGCAGCGCAAAGAGATACACGAATCCGCCAAGCGGATCTGCAAGGAGGCGCACTACTACGGCGCCGGGACCGTCGAGTACCTGGTCGGCCAGGACGGCCTGATCTCGTTCCTCGAGGTCAACACCCGCCTGCAGGTCGAGCACCCGGTCACCGAGGAGACCGGGGGCATCGACCTGGTGCTCCAGCAGTTCAAGATCGCCAATGGCGACAAGCTGGACATCACCGACGACCCGACGCCGCGCGGGCACGCCATCGAGTTCCGGATCAACGGCGAGGACGCCGGGCGCGGCTTCCTGCCCGCCCCCGGCCCGGTCACCCGCTACGACATCCCCACCGGCCCCGGTGTCCGGGTGGACTCCGGCGTCGAGGGCGGCTCGGTGATCGGCGGCCAGTTCGACTCGATGCTGGCCAAGCTGATCGTGTACGGCGCCACCCGCGAGGAGGCGCTGGCACGCTCCCGCCGGGCGCTGGACGAATTCCACGTCGAGGGCCTGGCCACGGTGATCCCGTTCCACCGTGCCGTGGTCAGAGACCCGGCGTTCGTCGGCGACGATAACGGCTTCAGCGTGCACACCCGCTGGATCGAGACCGAGTGGGAGAACACCATCGAGCCGTTCACCGGTGGTGAACCGCTCGACGAGGAGGACAACCGGCCGCGGCAGAAGGTCGTCGTCGAGGTCGACGGCCGCCGACTCGAGGTGTCCCTGCCCGGCGACCTGGCGCTGGGCAACGGCACGCCCGACGCGGTCGGCGTCGTCCGCAAGAAGCCCAAGCCGCGCAAGCGGGGCTCGCACGGCGGGGCGGCGGCCTCCGGTGACGCGGTGACCGCCCCCATGCAGGGCACCGTCGTCAAGGTCGCCGTCGAAGAGGGCCAGCAGGTCGCCGTCGGCGATCTCGTGGTGGTCCTCGAGGCGATGAAGATGGAGAACCCGGTCACGGCGCACAAGGAGGGGACCATCACCGGGCTCGCGGTCGAGGCCGGTGCTGCCATCACCCAGGGCACGGTGCTCGCAGAAATCAAGTGA
- a CDS encoding Maf family protein — protein sequence MTRLVLGSASPGRLKVLRQAGVEPLVVVSGVDEDLIAQRLGPDAPPEEMVSALARAKAERVAARLEGPVTADCVVIGCDSMLHLDGGLCGKPETVADARRQWQSMAGRAGRLYTGHCLIRCLDHKIVHTNTETSITTVHFGTPSADDLEAYLASGESLRVAGGFTLDGLSGWFIDGVDGDPWNVVGLSLPLLRSLLRAAGLSVAALWGSRD from the coding sequence TTGACCCGGCTGGTGCTGGGGTCGGCCTCGCCCGGCCGGCTCAAGGTGCTGCGCCAGGCCGGCGTCGAGCCGCTGGTCGTGGTCTCCGGTGTCGACGAGGATCTGATCGCGCAGCGACTGGGTCCCGATGCCCCGCCGGAGGAGATGGTGTCCGCGCTCGCGCGGGCCAAGGCCGAGCGGGTCGCCGCCCGACTGGAGGGCCCCGTCACCGCGGATTGCGTTGTGATCGGCTGTGATTCGATGCTGCACCTCGACGGAGGGCTCTGCGGCAAGCCGGAAACGGTGGCCGACGCGCGGCGGCAGTGGCAGTCGATGGCCGGCCGCGCCGGCCGGCTCTACACCGGCCATTGCCTGATCCGGTGCCTGGACCACAAGATCGTCCACACCAACACCGAAACATCAATCACCACAGTGCATTTCGGGACACCGTCGGCCGATGACCTGGAGGCCTACCTGGCATCGGGTGAATCGTTGCGGGTCGCCGGCGGGTTCACCCTGGACGGCCTGAGCGGGTGGTTCATCGACGGGGTCGACGGCGACCCGTGGAACGTGGTCGGCTTGAGCCTGCCGCTGTTGCGCTCGCTGCTGCGGGCGGCCGGCCTGTCCGTCGCCGCGCTGTGGGGTTCGCGAGACTGA
- a CDS encoding 5-(carboxyamino)imidazole ribonucleotide synthase yields MMAVPTTRTPASKPVVAMVGGGQLARMTHQAAIALGQTLRVLATAPDEAAAQVSPDVVIGSHTDLEDLRRVAAGADALTFDHEHVPTELLDKLVAEGVNVQPPPQALVHAQDKLVMRRRLEALGARVPRFTGIGTLDELDDFARRIGGPVVVKAVRGGYDGRGVRMARDPSHAREIATDFLADGVPVMAEEQVNLRRELSALVARSPFGQGAAWPVVETVQADGICVQVIAPAPELPEDLAAEGQALALRLAAELGVVGVLAVELFETTDGDLLVNELAMRPHNSGHWTMDGARTSQFEQHLRAVLDYPLGDTDAIAPVTVMANVLGAPQQPAMALDERLHHLFARMPDARVHLYGKQERPGRKVGHINFVGSDPANLAGLRERAQRAAHWLSHGEWTDGWDPHG; encoded by the coding sequence ATGATGGCCGTGCCGACAACACGCACGCCCGCCTCTAAGCCCGTCGTCGCGATGGTCGGCGGCGGTCAGCTGGCCCGGATGACCCACCAGGCCGCGATCGCGCTGGGGCAGACCCTGCGGGTGCTGGCCACCGCGCCCGACGAGGCCGCGGCGCAGGTCAGCCCCGATGTGGTGATCGGCTCCCACACCGACCTGGAAGATTTGCGCCGGGTCGCGGCCGGCGCCGACGCGCTGACCTTCGACCACGAGCACGTCCCGACCGAACTGCTGGACAAGCTGGTCGCCGAGGGCGTCAACGTGCAGCCACCGCCGCAGGCGTTGGTGCACGCCCAGGACAAGCTGGTGATGCGGCGGCGGTTGGAGGCGCTGGGCGCGCGGGTGCCACGCTTCACCGGTATCGGAACCCTCGACGAGCTGGACGACTTCGCGCGGCGCATCGGCGGTCCGGTGGTGGTCAAGGCGGTGCGCGGGGGCTACGACGGGCGCGGGGTGCGCATGGCCCGCGATCCCTCGCACGCCCGCGAGATCGCGACCGACTTTTTGGCCGACGGGGTGCCGGTGATGGCCGAGGAGCAGGTGAACCTGCGCCGCGAGCTGTCGGCGCTGGTGGCCCGCTCGCCGTTCGGTCAGGGCGCGGCCTGGCCGGTGGTGGAGACGGTGCAGGCCGACGGGATCTGCGTGCAGGTGATCGCGCCCGCGCCGGAGCTGCCCGAGGATCTGGCCGCCGAGGGGCAGGCGCTGGCGCTGCGCCTGGCCGCCGAGCTGGGCGTCGTCGGGGTGCTGGCCGTCGAGCTGTTTGAGACCACCGACGGTGACCTGCTGGTCAACGAGCTGGCGATGCGTCCGCACAACTCCGGCCACTGGACCATGGACGGCGCCCGGACCAGCCAATTCGAGCAGCATTTGCGCGCGGTGCTGGACTATCCGCTCGGCGACACCGACGCCATCGCCCCGGTGACGGTGATGGCCAACGTGCTGGGCGCGCCGCAGCAGCCGGCGATGGCGCTCGACGAGAGGCTGCACCACCTGTTCGCCCGGATGCCCGACGCCCGCGTTCACCTCTACGGCAAGCAGGAACGGCCCGGGCGCAAGGTCGGCCACATCAACTTCGTCGGGTCGGACCCGGCAAACCTGGCCGGGCTGCGTGAACGCGCCCAGCGGGCGGCACACTGGTTATCGCACGGTGAGTGGACGGACGGATGGGACCCACATGGCTGA
- a CDS encoding biotin--[acetyl-CoA-carboxylase] ligase, producing MTAPLDQDALRAAAADAGWRQLDVVARTASTNADLLARAASGIDIGGAVLIAEHQTAGRGRHGRAWSAAPHAQIIMSVGVSAAEVPTQAWGWLSLATGVAVIDAVSPLIEGAGLKWPNDVLVKGGKLAGILAEVARPSVVIGLGLNVAPAPADVPGATSLVQLGVAPDRESLVVGLLRALGGRIAQWRGADPQLAADYRACSLTIGSRVRAQLPGGDEVVGTATGIDARGQLCLDTGGTPVVISAGDVVHLR from the coding sequence GTGACGGCTCCGCTGGACCAGGACGCGCTGCGCGCCGCGGCGGCCGACGCCGGTTGGCGGCAACTGGACGTGGTGGCGCGGACCGCATCCACCAACGCCGACCTGCTGGCCCGCGCCGCGTCAGGCATCGACATCGGCGGGGCGGTGTTGATCGCCGAGCACCAGACCGCGGGCCGCGGGCGGCACGGCCGGGCCTGGTCGGCCGCCCCGCACGCGCAGATCATCATGTCGGTCGGCGTCAGCGCCGCGGAAGTCCCGACGCAGGCCTGGGGCTGGTTGTCGCTGGCCACCGGCGTCGCCGTGATCGACGCGGTATCCCCGCTGATCGAGGGCGCGGGCCTCAAGTGGCCCAACGACGTCCTGGTCAAGGGCGGCAAGCTGGCGGGCATCCTGGCCGAGGTGGCACGGCCGTCGGTGGTGATCGGTCTCGGGCTCAACGTCGCGCCGGCCCCCGCCGACGTCCCCGGTGCGACCTCGCTGGTGCAGCTGGGCGTCGCCCCCGACCGGGAATCGCTCGTCGTCGGCCTGTTGCGCGCGCTGGGCGGCCGGATCGCCCAGTGGCGCGGCGCCGACCCCCAGTTGGCCGCCGACTACCGGGCGTGCAGCCTGACCATCGGGTCGCGGGTGCGGGCACAACTGCCCGGCGGCGACGAGGTCGTCGGAACCGCGACCGGCATCGATGCGCGCGGCCAGTTGTGCCTGGACACCGGGGGTACGCCGGTGGTGATTTCGGCCGGCGACGTGGTGCACCTGCGTTAG
- a CDS encoding acyl-CoA carboxylase subunit beta, with product MTSVTDHSAHTAEPAAEHTVDIHTTAGKLAELHKRREEALHPVGEDAVEKVHAKGKLTARERVYALLDEDSFVELDALAKHRSTNFGLESNRPLGDGVVTGYGTIDGRDVCIFSQDATVFGGSLGEVYGEKIVKVQELAIKTGRPLIGINDGAGARIQEGVVSLGLYSRIFRNNILASGVVPQISLIMGAAAGGHVYSPALTDFVIMVDQTSQMFITGPDVIKTVTGEDVTMEELGGAHTHMAKSGTLHYVASGEQDAFDWVRDLLSYLPPNNFTDPPRFAEPHPEGSIEDNLTAEDIELDTLIPDSPNQPYDMHEVITRILDDDEFLEIQAGYAQNIVVGFGRIEGRPVGIVANQPTQFAGCLDINASEKAARFVRTCDCFNIPIVMLVDVPGFLPGTGQEYNGIIRRGAKLLFAYGEATVPKITVITRKAYGGAYCVMGSKDMGCDVNIAWPTAQIAVMGASGAVGFVYRQQLKEAAKEGRDVDALRLELQQEYEDTLVNPYVAAERGFIDAVIPPSHTRGYVATALRLLERKISHLPPKKHGNIPL from the coding sequence ATGACAAGCGTTACCGACCACTCCGCTCATACCGCGGAGCCCGCGGCCGAGCACACCGTCGACATCCACACCACCGCGGGCAAGCTCGCCGAGCTGCACAAACGCCGAGAAGAGGCGCTGCACCCGGTCGGTGAGGACGCCGTCGAGAAGGTGCACGCCAAGGGCAAACTGACCGCGCGCGAGCGGGTCTACGCCCTGCTGGACGAGGATTCGTTCGTCGAGCTCGACGCGCTGGCCAAGCACCGCAGCACCAACTTCGGGCTGGAATCCAACCGCCCGCTCGGCGACGGCGTCGTCACCGGGTACGGCACCATCGACGGCCGCGACGTGTGCATCTTCAGCCAGGACGCCACGGTGTTCGGCGGCAGCCTCGGCGAGGTGTACGGCGAGAAGATCGTCAAGGTCCAGGAATTGGCGATCAAGACCGGCCGCCCGCTGATCGGCATCAACGACGGCGCGGGCGCACGCATCCAGGAGGGCGTCGTCTCGCTGGGCCTGTACAGCCGGATCTTCCGCAACAACATCCTGGCCTCGGGCGTCGTCCCGCAGATCTCGCTGATCATGGGCGCGGCCGCCGGCGGGCACGTGTACTCGCCCGCGCTGACCGACTTCGTCATCATGGTCGACCAGACGAGCCAGATGTTCATCACCGGGCCCGACGTCATCAAGACGGTCACCGGCGAGGACGTCACCATGGAGGAGCTCGGCGGCGCCCACACCCACATGGCCAAGTCGGGCACGCTGCACTACGTCGCCTCCGGCGAGCAGGACGCCTTCGACTGGGTCCGCGACCTGCTGAGCTACCTGCCGCCGAACAACTTCACCGACCCGCCGCGCTTCGCCGAACCGCATCCCGAGGGCTCCATCGAGGACAACCTCACCGCCGAAGACATCGAGCTGGACACCCTGATCCCGGACTCCCCCAACCAGCCCTACGACATGCACGAGGTGATCACCCGCATCCTCGACGACGACGAATTCCTGGAAATTCAGGCGGGTTACGCGCAGAACATCGTCGTCGGGTTCGGGCGCATCGAAGGCCGCCCGGTCGGGATCGTGGCCAACCAGCCCACCCAGTTCGCCGGCTGCCTGGACATCAACGCCTCGGAGAAGGCGGCCCGGTTCGTGCGGACCTGCGACTGCTTCAACATCCCGATCGTCATGCTCGTCGACGTGCCCGGCTTCTTGCCCGGCACCGGGCAGGAATACAACGGCATCATCCGCCGCGGCGCCAAGCTGCTCTTCGCCTACGGCGAGGCGACCGTCCCGAAGATCACCGTCATCACCCGCAAGGCCTACGGCGGCGCCTACTGCGTCATGGGCTCCAAGGACATGGGCTGCGACGTCAACATCGCCTGGCCCACCGCGCAGATCGCGGTGATGGGCGCCTCGGGCGCGGTGGGCTTCGTCTACCGGCAGCAGCTCAAGGAGGCCGCCAAGGAGGGCCGGGACGTCGACGCGCTGCGGTTGGAGCTGCAGCAGGAGTACGAGGACACCCTGGTCAACCCCTACGTGGCGGCCGAGCGGGGCTTCATCGACGCGGTGATCCCGCCGTCGCACACCCGCGGCTACGTCGCCACCGCGCTGCGCCTGCTGGAACGCAAGATATCCCACCTGCCGCCCAAGAAGCACGGGAACATCCCACTGTGA
- a CDS encoding FAD-binding protein, whose protein sequence is MGTVDWDEEHDVLVAGSGGGGVTGAYTAAREGLDVLLVEATDKFGGTTAYSGGGGVWFPCNPVLVRAAAPGSFDDTIEDALTYYRAVVGDRTPRELQETFVRGGAPLIEYLELDANLKFVPLPWPDYFGKAPKARLDGQRHIAAKPLKVAAAPELREVIRGPLDNDRLGTAPPADYYIGGRALIARFLTAIGQYPNAATRRDTALVELVRSEGRVTGAIVESAGQRRAIRTRRGVLLAAGGFESNDELRRRFGVPGVARDTMGSPGSRGLALQAGIAAGADIDLMDQAWWSPGMTHPDGRSAFALWFTGGIFVNQNGDRFVNESRAYDRAGREIIAQLRDGSITLPYWMIYDDKEGEVPPVKAANVTIVETEKYVAAGLWHTADTLEELAAKIGVPPERLSATVKRFNAFAAAGVDEDFGRGDEAFDRAFSGGASPMVPIDSPPFHAAAFGISDLGTKGGLRTDTAARVLDTSGRPIPGLYAAGNTMAAPSGEAYPGGGNPIGTSMLFSHLAVMDMLERAAR, encoded by the coding sequence ATGGGCACGGTCGACTGGGACGAAGAACATGACGTGCTCGTCGCCGGATCGGGCGGCGGCGGTGTCACCGGCGCATACACGGCCGCGCGCGAAGGCCTCGACGTCCTACTGGTCGAGGCGACCGACAAGTTCGGCGGCACCACCGCCTATTCCGGCGGGGGCGGCGTGTGGTTTCCGTGCAACCCCGTGCTGGTGCGCGCCGCCGCCCCTGGCTCCTTCGACGACACCATCGAGGACGCGCTGACCTACTACCGCGCCGTTGTCGGCGACCGCACCCCGCGCGAATTGCAGGAAACCTTCGTCCGCGGCGGCGCGCCGCTGATCGAGTACCTGGAGCTCGACGCCAACCTGAAATTCGTGCCGCTGCCCTGGCCCGATTACTTCGGCAAGGCGCCCAAGGCCCGGCTGGACGGTCAGCGACACATCGCGGCCAAGCCACTGAAGGTGGCGGCCGCGCCCGAACTGCGCGAGGTGATCCGCGGGCCGCTGGACAACGACCGGCTCGGCACCGCACCCCCCGCCGACTACTACATCGGGGGCCGCGCGCTGATCGCGCGCTTCCTCACCGCCATCGGGCAGTACCCCAACGCCGCGACGCGGCGGGACACCGCGCTGGTCGAACTGGTGCGCTCGGAGGGCCGCGTGACCGGCGCGATCGTCGAGAGCGCGGGGCAGCGTCGCGCCATCCGCACCCGCCGGGGGGTGCTGCTGGCCGCCGGCGGCTTCGAAAGCAACGACGAGCTGCGCCGACGATTCGGTGTGCCCGGCGTCGCGCGGGACACGATGGGTTCGCCCGGGAGCCGCGGCCTGGCGTTGCAGGCCGGCATCGCGGCTGGCGCGGACATCGACCTGATGGATCAGGCGTGGTGGTCGCCGGGGATGACCCATCCCGATGGTCGCTCCGCGTTCGCGCTGTGGTTCACCGGCGGCATCTTCGTCAACCAGAACGGCGACCGGTTCGTCAACGAGTCCCGGGCCTATGACCGGGCCGGCCGCGAGATCATCGCGCAGCTGCGCGACGGCTCAATCACGTTGCCGTACTGGATGATTTACGACGACAAGGAGGGTGAGGTGCCGCCGGTCAAGGCCGCCAACGTCACCATCGTCGAGACCGAGAAATACGTCGCGGCCGGGCTGTGGCACACCGCGGACACGCTAGAGGAGTTGGCCGCGAAGATCGGCGTGCCGCCCGAGCGGCTGAGCGCAACTGTCAAGCGGTTCAACGCATTCGCCGCCGCCGGCGTCGACGAGGATTTCGGGCGCGGCGACGAGGCGTTCGATCGCGCATTCTCCGGTGGCGCCTCGCCGATGGTGCCCATCGACTCACCGCCGTTTCACGCCGCCGCGTTCGGCATTTCGGACCTGGGCACCAAGGGCGGGCTGCGCACCGACACGGCGGCGCGGGTGCTCGACACCTCGGGTCGGCCGATCCCCGGCCTGTACGCGGCCGGCAACACGATGGCCGCGCCCAGCGGCGAGGCGTATCCCGGGGGCGGCAACCCGATCGGGACGAGCATGCTGTTCAGCCACCTGGCCGTGATGGACATGCTCGAACGGGCCGCCCGGTGA
- a CDS encoding acyl-CoA carboxylase subunit epsilon translates to MPPAAQEAREHPTVSEQQPHEPHIQVLKGHPTDAELAALIAVLGSAGSAPPPPPQERTRWGLPVDRLRYAITNFQRVTMQERLHMRH, encoded by the coding sequence ATCCCACCTGCCGCCCAAGAAGCACGGGAACATCCCACTGTGAGCGAACAGCAGCCGCACGAGCCGCACATCCAGGTCCTCAAGGGGCATCCCACCGACGCCGAACTGGCCGCGCTGATCGCCGTGCTGGGCAGCGCGGGCAGCGCGCCGCCACCCCCACCGCAGGAGCGCACCCGTTGGGGGCTCCCGGTGGACCGGCTGCGGTATGCGATCACCAACTTCCAGCGGGTGACCATGCAGGAACGCCTCCACATGCGGCATTGA
- a CDS encoding GtrA family protein codes for MSFADATIARLPRFIQPLALRHHELIKFAIVGGTTFIIDSAIFYTLKLTVLESKPVTAKVIAGIVAVIASYILNREWSFRDRGGRERHHEALLFFAFSGVGVLLSMAPLWVSSYVFGLRVPTVSLTVENIADFISAYIIGNLLQMAFRFWAFRRWVFPDQFARNPEKALESLTAGGIAEVLEDEIESGLDGNVTLLRAWRNRRANRFGQLGDPGSSDPVSKTS; via the coding sequence GTGTCCTTTGCCGACGCCACCATCGCGCGCCTGCCCCGGTTCATCCAGCCGCTTGCGCTGCGCCATCACGAGCTGATCAAATTCGCCATCGTCGGGGGCACCACATTCATCATCGACTCGGCGATCTTCTACACGCTGAAGCTGACCGTGCTGGAGTCCAAGCCGGTCACCGCCAAGGTGATCGCCGGCATCGTCGCGGTCATCGCGTCCTACATCCTGAACCGGGAGTGGAGCTTCCGCGACCGTGGCGGGCGCGAGCGCCATCACGAGGCGTTGCTGTTCTTCGCGTTCAGCGGCGTGGGTGTGTTGCTGAGCATGGCCCCGCTGTGGGTGTCCAGCTACGTCTTCGGACTGCGGGTCCCGACGGTGTCGCTGACGGTGGAAAACATCGCCGACTTCATCTCGGCCTACATCATCGGCAACCTGCTGCAGATGGCGTTCCGGTTCTGGGCGTTCCGGCGCTGGGTGTTCCCCGACCAGTTCGCGCGCAACCCCGAGAAGGCGCTGGAATCGCTCACCGCCGGGGGTATCGCCGAGGTCTTGGAGGACGAGATCGAAAGCGGCTTGGACGGAAACGTCACGCTGTTGCGCGCCTGGCGTAACCGCAGGGCTAACCGGTTCGGTCAGCTGGGTGACCCGGGCTCGTCGGATCCGGTGTCGAAAACCTCGTGA
- a CDS encoding cysteine desulfuration protein SufE: MSLPAPLADVVSDFAEVQGQDKLNLLLEFANELPALPADLEEAAMEPVPECQSPLFLHVDAHDPTRVRLYFSAPPEAPTTRGFAAILAAGLDEQPAADILAVPEDFYTELGLAALISPLRLRGMSAMLTRIKRRVRDSA; the protein is encoded by the coding sequence ATGAGTCTGCCCGCACCCCTGGCCGACGTGGTGTCCGACTTCGCCGAAGTCCAGGGCCAGGACAAGCTGAACCTGCTTTTGGAGTTCGCCAACGAACTGCCGGCCCTGCCCGCTGACCTGGAAGAGGCGGCGATGGAGCCGGTGCCCGAATGCCAGTCCCCGCTGTTTCTGCACGTCGACGCGCACGACCCCACCCGGGTCCGGCTGTATTTCAGCGCGCCCCCGGAAGCCCCGACCACCCGCGGATTCGCCGCGATCCTGGCCGCGGGCCTCGACGAACAGCCCGCCGCCGACATCCTGGCCGTGCCCGAGGATTTCTACACCGAGCTCGGTCTGGCCGCCCTGATCAGCCCGCTGCGGCTGCGCGGAATGTCGGCGATGCTCACCCGGATCAAGCGCCGGGTGCGGGATAGCGCTTGA
- a CDS encoding PH domain-containing protein, which yields MGYPENVLANGERVVLHHHPHWKRLIWPVVVLVLATALAAFGSGYVNSTHWGQPTKNVVYGVIWAIWLVIVGWLTLWPFLTWLTTNFVVTNRRVMFRHGVATRSGIDIPLARINSVEFRDKLWERMFRTGTLIIESASQDPLEFNDIPQLRNVHALLYHEVFDTGSDEPGSPS from the coding sequence GTGGGCTATCCGGAGAATGTCCTGGCCAACGGTGAGCGGGTCGTCCTGCATCACCATCCGCATTGGAAGCGGCTGATCTGGCCCGTCGTCGTGCTCGTGCTGGCGACCGCGCTGGCCGCGTTCGGATCCGGCTACGTGAACTCGACGCACTGGGGCCAACCCACCAAGAACGTGGTCTACGGGGTCATCTGGGCGATCTGGCTGGTGATCGTCGGCTGGCTCACGCTGTGGCCGTTTCTGACCTGGCTGACCACCAATTTCGTCGTCACCAACCGGCGGGTGATGTTTCGGCATGGGGTCGCCACGCGCAGCGGCATCGACATCCCGCTGGCGCGGATCAACAGCGTGGAATTCCGAGACAAGCTGTGGGAGAGGATGTTTCGCACCGGGACGCTGATTATCGAATCCGCGTCACAGGATCCGTTGGAATTCAACGACATTCCGCAGCTGCGTAACGTGCACGCGCTGCTGTATCACGAGGTTTTCGACACCGGATCCGACGAGCCCGGGTCACCCAGCTGA
- a CDS encoding sulfurtransferase, giving the protein MPLPADPSPTLSEYAHPERLVTADWLSSQMGAPGLAIVESDEDVLLYDVGHIPGAVKIDWHTDLNDPRVRDYIDGQQFAELMDRKGIARDDTVVIYGDKNNWWAAYALWVFTLFGHPDVRLLNGGRDLWLAERRETTLAVPTKTSTGYPVVQRNDEPIRAFKEDVLGILGTEPLIDVRSPEEYTGQRTHMPDYPEEGALRAGHIPTARSIPWAKAADESGRFRSREELERLYDFVTPDDQAVVYCRIGERSSHTWFVLTHLLGKPGVRNYDGSWTEWGNAVRVPIVAGSEPGQAPGVVPV; this is encoded by the coding sequence GTGCCACTTCCCGCGGATCCAAGCCCCACGCTGTCGGAATACGCCCACCCCGAACGGCTCGTCACCGCCGACTGGCTCTCGTCGCAGATGGGAGCCCCCGGCCTGGCGATCGTCGAATCCGACGAGGACGTCCTGCTTTACGACGTCGGCCACATTCCCGGAGCGGTGAAGATCGACTGGCACACCGACCTCAACGATCCCCGGGTGCGCGACTACATCGACGGCCAGCAGTTCGCCGAATTGATGGACCGCAAGGGCATCGCCCGCGACGACACCGTGGTGATCTACGGCGACAAGAACAACTGGTGGGCCGCCTACGCGCTATGGGTGTTCACCCTGTTCGGCCACCCCGACGTGCGCCTGCTCAACGGCGGGCGGGACCTGTGGTTGGCCGAACGCCGCGAAACCACGCTGGCCGTCCCCACCAAGACCTCGACCGGCTATCCCGTCGTGCAGCGCAACGACGAGCCGATCCGCGCGTTCAAGGAAGACGTGCTGGGCATCCTCGGCACCGAACCGCTGATCGACGTGCGCTCGCCCGAGGAGTACACCGGCCAGCGGACCCACATGCCCGACTACCCGGAGGAGGGTGCGCTGCGCGCCGGCCACATCCCCACCGCCCGGTCGATCCCGTGGGCCAAGGCCGCCGACGAGAGCGGCCGATTCCGCAGCCGCGAGGAGTTGGAACGGCTGTATGACTTCGTCACGCCGGACGACCAAGCCGTCGTGTACTGCCGCATCGGCGAGCGGTCCAGCCACACCTGGTTCGTGCTCACCCACCTGCTGGGCAAGCCGGGCGTGCGCAACTACGACGGATCGTGGACCGAGTGGGGCAACGCCGTGCGGGTGCCGATCGTGGCCGGTTCCGAACCAGGACAAGCACCCGGAGTCGTGCCGGTTTGA